One genomic region from Streptomyces sp. Li-HN-5-11 encodes:
- a CDS encoding DoxX family protein, whose amino-acid sequence MPRSERSPLLLAGLLATAGVAHFTRPRQFDAIVPRALPGSPRTWTYASGAAELALAAGVALPRTRKAAALATAAFFVGVFPANVKMAADWRHRPTRQKAAAFGRLPLQVPLVLWARGIAKDAEVRS is encoded by the coding sequence GTGCCACGGTCCGAACGCTCACCCCTGCTGCTCGCCGGCCTGCTGGCCACCGCGGGCGTCGCCCACTTCACCCGCCCCCGGCAGTTCGACGCGATCGTCCCGCGCGCCCTGCCCGGCAGCCCGCGCACCTGGACCTACGCCAGCGGCGCCGCCGAACTCGCGCTGGCCGCGGGGGTGGCGCTTCCCCGGACCCGCAAGGCGGCCGCGCTCGCGACGGCCGCCTTCTTCGTCGGTGTCTTCCCGGCCAACGTGAAGATGGCGGCGGACTGGCGGCACCGGCCCACCCGCCAGAAAGCGGCGGCCTTCGGGCGGCTGCCCCTCCAGGTGCCGCTCGTGCTGTGGGCCCGTGGCATCGCCAAGGACGCCGAGGTCCGGTCGTGA
- a CDS encoding TIGR00725 family protein: MRPCIAVAGPGQASAEEAEPARQVGVLLARRGAVVVCGGLGGVMEACAQGARAAGGTVVGLLPGHDRDAGNPHLSIAVATGLGELRNGVLVNTCDALIAVGGGWGTLSEIALALRAGKTVALLGSWALAQAPSATAGGHRPIRVATPEEAVETVLPSR, encoded by the coding sequence ATGCGTCCCTGTATCGCCGTGGCCGGGCCCGGGCAGGCCTCGGCCGAGGAGGCGGAGCCGGCCCGGCAGGTGGGCGTGCTGCTCGCGCGGCGGGGAGCCGTCGTGGTGTGCGGAGGCCTGGGCGGGGTCATGGAGGCGTGCGCCCAGGGCGCGCGGGCGGCGGGCGGTACGGTCGTCGGGCTGCTGCCGGGCCACGACCGCGACGCCGGGAATCCGCACCTGAGCATCGCGGTGGCGACCGGACTGGGCGAGTTGCGCAACGGGGTGCTCGTGAACACCTGTGACGCGCTCATCGCGGTGGGCGGCGGCTGGGGCACGCTCAGTGAGATCGCACTGGCGCTGCGGGCCGGCAAGACGGTGGCGCTCCTCGGCAGCTGGGCCCTGGCACAGGCGCCGTCGGCCACGGCCGGAGGTCACCGGCCGATCCGGGTGGCCACGCCCGAGGAAGCCGTCGAGACGGTCCTGCCCTCTCGCTGA
- a CDS encoding L-threonylcarbamoyladenylate synthase, with translation MAKYFDVHPDNPQPRAIGQVADSVRGGALIAYPTDSCYALGCRLGSRDGIERIRTIRRLDDRHHFTLVCQDFAQLGQFVRIDNDVFRAIKASTPGSYTFILPATREVPRMLQHPKKKTVGVRIPDHVVAQALLAELGEPLLSSTLLLPDEEEPMTQGWEIKDRLDHVLDAVVDSGDCGTEPTTVIDFSGGEAEIVRRGAGDVSRFE, from the coding sequence ATGGCGAAGTACTTCGACGTGCACCCCGACAATCCCCAGCCGCGCGCCATCGGCCAGGTGGCCGACAGCGTGCGGGGAGGGGCCCTGATCGCGTACCCCACCGATTCCTGCTACGCCCTGGGCTGCAGGCTCGGCAGCCGGGACGGCATCGAGCGGATCCGGACGATCCGCCGCCTGGACGACCGGCATCACTTCACCCTGGTGTGCCAGGACTTCGCGCAGCTCGGCCAGTTCGTACGGATCGACAACGACGTCTTCCGCGCCATCAAGGCGTCGACGCCCGGCAGTTACACCTTCATCCTGCCGGCGACGAGAGAGGTGCCGCGCATGCTGCAGCATCCGAAGAAGAAGACCGTCGGGGTGCGCATCCCCGACCACGTCGTCGCCCAGGCCCTGCTCGCGGAGCTCGGTGAGCCCCTCCTGTCCAGCACTCTGCTGCTGCCCGACGAGGAGGAGCCGATGACGCAGGGCTGGGAGATCAAGGACCGGCTCGACCATGTGCTGGACGCGGTGGTCGACTCCGGCGACTGCGGCACCGAACCGACCACGGTCATCGACTTCTCCGGCGGGGAGGCCGAGATCGTGCGGCGGGGAGCGGGCGACGTCTCGCGCTTCGAGTGA
- a CDS encoding metallophosphoesterase produces the protein MSDSSRDTAEGAGWAAAERGTYLALMPDRVEKLSWLNPRTLWAARNGVLASWFGDPTGRTRGRWVAQRAAAGAPADKVITREDPQRFSFMVLGDTGEGDEPQYAVVPGFLKMSRGTSFAVITSDVIYPVGSTDDYGTKFFRPYRDYPAPIYAIPGNHDWYEGLDGFMRVFCGDAPPLPPEPGPRPLRRAWWRALLWHRPRPADEQRLARARRLRSADTQQAVQPGPYWAIDAGPLRIVGIDTGLLGTIDAEQGAWLREVSRGPRPKILLTGSPLYVDGEHHPCAIEGGGTVDDIVRDPAHRYVAAIGGDIHNYQRYPVDVDGRTVQYVVSGGGGAFMHATHTIPRVNIANVTESGFRCYPLRGDSLAFYSRLYGRRLRLRRFFTLTEAEATAVVAERLGIAPTRPHGEPVRVTRRVRLVASLLGAGRRPDRRAGLRLPVRKIYTQLFSPSSATYSPPFFKSFLRLDVTPEAIRLRCFAATGNRAQEVDPPVEDEVTIPLA, from the coding sequence GTGTCTGACTCCTCACGCGATACCGCCGAAGGCGCGGGCTGGGCAGCCGCGGAACGCGGCACCTACCTCGCCCTCATGCCCGACCGGGTCGAGAAGCTGTCGTGGCTGAATCCCCGGACCCTGTGGGCCGCGCGCAACGGCGTACTCGCGTCCTGGTTCGGAGATCCCACGGGCCGCACCCGCGGCCGCTGGGTGGCGCAGCGGGCGGCCGCCGGCGCCCCCGCGGACAAGGTGATCACCCGCGAGGATCCGCAGCGGTTCTCCTTCATGGTCCTCGGCGACACCGGCGAGGGCGACGAGCCCCAGTACGCCGTGGTGCCGGGGTTTCTCAAGATGAGCCGGGGCACGTCGTTCGCCGTGATCACCAGTGACGTGATCTATCCGGTCGGCAGCACGGACGACTACGGCACGAAGTTCTTCCGCCCGTACCGGGACTACCCGGCCCCCATCTACGCGATCCCCGGCAACCACGACTGGTACGAAGGGCTCGACGGCTTCATGCGGGTCTTCTGCGGCGACGCCCCGCCGCTCCCGCCCGAGCCGGGGCCCCGCCCGCTCCGCCGTGCCTGGTGGCGTGCCCTGCTGTGGCACCGGCCGCGCCCGGCGGACGAGCAACGCCTCGCCCGGGCACGCCGGTTGCGCTCCGCCGACACACAACAAGCCGTCCAGCCCGGCCCGTACTGGGCCATCGACGCCGGCCCCCTGCGGATCGTGGGCATCGACACGGGACTGCTCGGCACCATCGACGCCGAACAGGGCGCCTGGCTGCGGGAGGTGTCGCGAGGGCCCCGCCCGAAGATCCTCCTCACCGGTTCGCCGCTGTACGTGGACGGCGAGCACCATCCCTGCGCGATCGAGGGCGGCGGCACGGTCGACGACATCGTCCGGGACCCGGCCCACCGCTATGTGGCGGCGATAGGCGGCGACATCCACAACTACCAGCGCTACCCGGTGGACGTGGACGGCCGCACCGTCCAGTACGTCGTCTCCGGGGGCGGCGGGGCGTTCATGCACGCCACCCACACCATCCCGCGGGTGAACATCGCGAACGTCACGGAGTCCGGCTTCCGCTGCTACCCGCTGCGCGGCGACTCGCTGGCCTTCTACAGCAGGCTCTACGGGCGCCGGCTGCGGCTGCGCCGCTTCTTCACCCTCACCGAGGCGGAGGCGACGGCCGTGGTCGCCGAGCGGCTCGGCATCGCGCCCACCCGTCCCCACGGCGAGCCCGTGCGGGTCACCCGGCGCGTCCGCCTGGTCGCGAGCCTGCTCGGTGCCGGGCGCCGGCCCGACCGCCGGGCCGGACTGCGGCTGCCGGTGCGCAAGATCTACACCCAGCTCTTCTCGCCGAGTTCGGCCACCTACAGCCCGCCCTTCTTCAAGTCGTTCCTGCGCCTGGACGTCACCCCGGAGGCGATCCGGCTGCGCTGTTTCGCGGCGACCGGCAACCGCGCCCAGGAGGTCGACCCGCCGGTCGAGGACGAGGTGACCATCCCTCTGGCCTGA
- a CDS encoding SpoIIE family protein phosphatase, with protein MEQVSAVAIVDARGIVVGWSEGARRLTGHPAEDVVGRPARHLLAEEVPPEAVAALAGTVVVRHRDGSAVVTGLRACPVLRANGGPDGYVVSAEPAAGGEPTLAEQAFQQASVSMSVFDTRQRYLRVNGAACQVMGVPEEGLLGRPFPETVEDAVHSRGFHQHLRQVAETGQPVRYESFTGAPALNREHAWTTEMWPVRDATGQVTGVALAALDSTEQYWARRRLALLNEAAAGIGTTLDVVRTAEELIDVLVPQFADFASVDLLDWVLGADEPPAVPVEEVVLRRVAHGSFTEGTPEAAVHLGETDVYLAASAPARAMREGRAVYCHAGEPEFMRWVAERNARAPAGRPYRRGVHSMIAVPLRARGTTLGVAVGVRITRPEDYRGDDVVFAEELASRAAVCVDNARRFARERMTALALQHSLLPRGLAGQAAVEVAHRYLPCGSLAGIGGDWFDVIPLSGSRVALVVGDVVGHGIQSSAAMGRLRTAVRTLADVDLPPDELLTHLDDLVTHLAGDHHAEEIPELGATCLYAVYDPVSRRLALAAAGHPAPAVVLPGSGAELITTTPGPPLGVGGLPFEATELELPEGSLLALYTDGLVEDRDRDVDRATTELCRALSASAASLEDLSDGVLKAVLPEEPSDDVALLLARTRALGADRVATWDVTPDPAHVAATRQAATEQLAAWGLQEAAFVTELVVSELVTNAIRYGEPPVKLRLIRDQALICEVSDGSSTSPHLRRAHAFDEGGRGLLLVAQLTQRWGSRQTNRGKTIWCEQPLPPC; from the coding sequence ATGGAGCAGGTCTCCGCTGTGGCGATCGTCGATGCCCGCGGCATCGTGGTGGGCTGGAGCGAGGGTGCCCGGCGACTGACCGGGCACCCGGCCGAAGACGTGGTGGGCCGGCCGGCGCGGCACCTCCTCGCCGAGGAGGTGCCGCCCGAGGCGGTGGCCGCGCTCGCGGGCACCGTCGTCGTACGCCACCGTGACGGCTCCGCCGTCGTGACCGGGCTGCGTGCCTGTCCCGTGCTGCGCGCGAACGGCGGGCCGGACGGCTACGTGGTGAGCGCCGAGCCGGCCGCGGGCGGGGAGCCCACCCTGGCGGAGCAGGCCTTCCAGCAGGCGTCCGTGTCGATGTCCGTCTTCGACACCCGGCAGCGTTATCTCCGGGTCAACGGGGCGGCCTGCCAGGTGATGGGGGTGCCCGAGGAGGGCCTCCTCGGACGCCCCTTCCCGGAGACCGTGGAGGACGCCGTCCACAGCCGGGGCTTCCACCAGCATCTGCGGCAGGTCGCCGAGACCGGCCAGCCGGTCCGGTACGAGAGCTTCACGGGTGCTCCGGCCCTGAACCGGGAGCACGCCTGGACCACCGAGATGTGGCCCGTGCGCGACGCGACGGGCCAGGTGACCGGGGTCGCCCTGGCCGCACTCGACAGCACCGAGCAGTACTGGGCGCGACGGCGGCTGGCCCTGCTGAACGAGGCGGCGGCCGGCATCGGCACCACCCTGGACGTGGTCCGCACCGCCGAGGAACTGATCGACGTCCTGGTGCCGCAGTTCGCCGACTTCGCCAGTGTGGACCTGCTCGACTGGGTCCTCGGGGCCGACGAACCGCCGGCGGTACCGGTGGAGGAGGTCGTGCTCCGCCGGGTCGCGCACGGTTCCTTCACGGAGGGGACGCCCGAGGCGGCCGTGCACCTGGGGGAGACGGACGTCTACCTCGCGGCCTCGGCTCCGGCACGGGCGATGCGTGAGGGACGGGCGGTCTACTGCCACGCGGGTGAGCCGGAGTTCATGCGCTGGGTCGCGGAACGCAACGCGCGAGCCCCCGCCGGACGTCCCTACCGCAGAGGCGTCCACTCCATGATCGCCGTACCGTTGCGAGCCCGCGGCACCACGCTGGGTGTCGCGGTGGGCGTCCGCATCACCCGGCCGGAGGACTACCGCGGCGACGACGTCGTGTTCGCGGAGGAACTCGCCAGCCGCGCCGCCGTGTGCGTCGACAACGCCCGCCGCTTCGCCCGCGAGCGCATGACCGCTCTCGCCCTGCAGCACAGCCTCCTGCCGCGGGGGCTGGCCGGACAGGCGGCGGTCGAGGTGGCCCACCGCTATCTGCCCTGCGGATCGCTGGCGGGCATCGGCGGCGACTGGTTCGACGTGATCCCCCTCTCCGGCAGCCGGGTCGCCCTGGTCGTCGGCGACGTGGTGGGCCACGGCATCCAGTCGTCGGCGGCCATGGGGCGGCTCAGGACGGCCGTGCGCACCCTCGCCGACGTGGACCTGCCCCCGGACGAACTGCTCACCCACCTCGACGACCTGGTCACCCACCTGGCAGGCGACCACCACGCCGAGGAGATCCCGGAACTGGGCGCCACCTGCCTGTACGCGGTCTACGACCCCGTCTCGCGCCGCCTCGCCCTGGCCGCCGCCGGCCACCCCGCACCTGCTGTCGTGCTGCCCGGCTCGGGCGCGGAGCTGATCACGACGACTCCCGGGCCGCCCCTCGGGGTCGGCGGGCTGCCGTTCGAGGCGACCGAACTGGAACTGCCCGAAGGGTCCCTCCTCGCCCTCTACACGGACGGCCTCGTCGAGGACCGCGACCGCGACGTGGACCGGGCCACCACCGAACTGTGCCGTGCCCTGAGCGCCTCCGCGGCATCGCTGGAGGACCTGAGCGACGGCGTGCTGAAGGCCGTCCTCCCGGAGGAACCGAGCGACGACGTGGCCCTGCTGCTGGCCCGCACCCGCGCCCTGGGCGCGGACCGGGTCGCCACCTGGGACGTCACACCGGACCCCGCGCACGTGGCCGCCACCCGCCAGGCGGCCACGGAACAACTGGCCGCCTGGGGACTGCAGGAGGCCGCCTTCGTCACCGAACTCGTCGTCAGCGAGCTGGTCACCAACGCCATCCGCTACGGCGAACCGCCCGTCAAGCTGCGGCTGATCCGCGACCAGGCGCTCATCTGCGAGGTGTCCGACGGCAGTTCCACCTCTCCGCACCTGCGCCGTGCCCACGCCTTCGACGAGGGCGGACGCGGCCTGCTCCTCGTCGCCCAGCTCACCCAGCGCTGGGGCAGCAGGCAGACGAACCGGGGCAAGACCATCTGGTGCGAGCAGCCGCTGCCGCCCTGCTGA
- a CDS encoding LLM class flavin-dependent oxidoreductase, whose translation MPSTPRPLRKLGFLTIGLFDEADPRRGHESTLEIIELGERLGFDSAWVRHRHLQYGISSPVAVLAAASQRTRRIDLGTAVIPLGWENPLRLAEDLATVDILSGGRLNAGVSVGPPMHYEQVKGALYPDTADAEDFGHERVRRLLDFVRGVPATDFSGVEGFEVFSDRVQPQSPGLGRRLWYGGGSLRSARWAGEHGMNLLTSSVVKAEGPETEAADFAGIQLSHIRAFRAAHPDGEAARVSQGLVVIPTDSASPAQRAKYEEYAARRLPRTTSPQGPARLLFAPDLVGPSEEIAARLHAHDAFREVDEVAFALPFTFGHEDYVQILTDMAAKLGPALGWQPSA comes from the coding sequence GTGCCGTCCACCCCACGCCCGCTGCGCAAGCTCGGGTTCCTCACCATCGGGCTGTTCGACGAGGCCGACCCCCGCCGCGGCCACGAGTCGACGCTGGAGATCATCGAGCTGGGCGAGCGGCTGGGCTTCGACAGCGCGTGGGTGCGCCACCGGCACCTCCAGTACGGCATCTCCTCCCCCGTCGCCGTTCTCGCCGCCGCCTCGCAGCGCACCCGCCGCATCGACCTCGGAACGGCCGTCATCCCGCTCGGCTGGGAGAACCCGCTGCGACTCGCCGAGGACCTGGCGACGGTCGACATCCTCTCCGGAGGACGGCTCAATGCGGGCGTCAGCGTGGGTCCGCCGATGCACTACGAGCAGGTCAAGGGCGCGCTCTATCCGGACACGGCGGACGCCGAGGACTTCGGCCACGAGCGGGTACGCCGGCTGCTGGACTTCGTGCGCGGGGTACCGGCTACCGATTTCAGCGGGGTGGAGGGCTTCGAGGTCTTCTCCGACCGGGTGCAGCCGCAGTCTCCGGGGCTGGGCCGCCGTCTGTGGTACGGCGGCGGCAGTCTGCGCTCCGCCAGGTGGGCGGGCGAGCACGGCATGAACCTTCTGACCAGCAGCGTCGTGAAGGCGGAGGGGCCCGAGACGGAGGCGGCGGACTTCGCCGGGATCCAGCTGTCCCACATCCGCGCCTTCCGCGCCGCCCACCCCGACGGTGAGGCCGCCCGCGTCTCCCAGGGCCTCGTCGTCATCCCGACCGACTCGGCCTCGCCCGCCCAGCGCGCGAAGTACGAGGAGTACGCGGCCCGGCGCCTGCCCCGCACCACCTCCCCGCAGGGCCCGGCCCGTCTGCTGTTCGCGCCGGACCTCGTGGGTCCCTCCGAGGAGATCGCCGCGCGTCTGCACGCGCACGACGCGTTCCGCGAGGTCGACGAGGTGGCGTTCGCGCTGCCGTTCACCTTCGGGCACGAGGACTACGTGCAGATCCTCACCGACATGGCGGCGAAGCTCGGCCCGGCCCTGGGGTGGCAGCCGTCCGCATGA
- a CDS encoding dienelactone hydrolase family protein, protein MTAVQGQAVDIPTGDGTADAYLVHPGDGRPRPAVLLCQDAFGLRPHLRSMADRLAAAGYTVLVPNVFYRHGRAPVVELPEFIDLAARPDIFGRVAPLIPSLTPDLVRRDARAYLRLLADHPLAADGPVALTGYCMGARLALLTAGAYPDRVAAAAGFHGGRLATDAPDSPHLVAEHVTAELYFGHADQDPSLPPEQIERLEDALTAAGVRHRCEVYPGAPHGFTQADTDAYDAKSDERHWEALLDLLRRTF, encoded by the coding sequence ATGACCGCCGTACAGGGACAGGCTGTTGACATCCCGACCGGGGACGGCACCGCCGACGCCTATCTGGTCCATCCCGGCGACGGGCGCCCGCGTCCGGCCGTGCTCCTCTGCCAGGACGCCTTCGGGCTGCGGCCGCACCTGCGATCCATGGCCGACCGGCTCGCCGCCGCCGGTTACACGGTGCTCGTGCCCAACGTGTTCTACCGTCACGGGCGTGCGCCGGTGGTGGAGTTGCCGGAGTTCATCGACCTCGCCGCGCGCCCGGACATCTTCGGCCGGGTCGCCCCGCTCATCCCGTCCCTGACACCCGACCTGGTGCGGCGTGACGCGCGCGCCTATCTGCGCCTGCTGGCCGATCACCCGCTGGCCGCCGACGGCCCCGTCGCTCTGACCGGCTACTGCATGGGCGCCCGCCTCGCGCTGCTCACCGCGGGCGCCTACCCCGACCGGGTCGCGGCCGCGGCGGGATTCCACGGCGGGCGGCTGGCCACCGACGCCCCGGACAGCCCGCACCTGGTCGCCGAGCACGTCACGGCCGAACTCTACTTCGGCCACGCCGACCAGGACCCCTCGCTGCCGCCGGAGCAGATCGAGCGGCTGGAGGACGCGCTCACCGCCGCGGGCGTCCGCCACCGCTGCGAGGTCTACCCGGGCGCGCCCCACGGTTTCACCCAGGCCGACACCGACGCGTACGACGCGAAGTCCGACGAGCGGCACTGGGAGGCGCTGCTCGACCTGCTGCGGCGCACCTTCTGA
- a CDS encoding peroxiredoxin, which yields MKAGDKVEDFALPDETGTTRTLSELLGDGPVVLFFYPAALTPGCTAEACHFRDLAAEFAALGARPVGISGDAVDRQQEFAGRHGLGMPLLSDADGTVRERFGVQRGFSLAPTKRVTFVIAQDRTVLEVVRSELRMNAHADRALAALREHRA from the coding sequence ATGAAGGCCGGGGACAAGGTCGAGGACTTCGCTCTGCCCGACGAGACGGGCACCACCCGGACGCTGTCCGAGCTGCTCGGAGACGGTCCCGTGGTGCTCTTCTTCTACCCGGCCGCCCTCACCCCCGGCTGCACCGCCGAGGCATGCCACTTCCGGGACCTCGCCGCCGAGTTCGCCGCCCTCGGCGCGCGGCCCGTCGGCATCAGCGGGGACGCCGTGGACCGCCAGCAGGAGTTCGCCGGACGGCACGGGCTCGGCATGCCGCTGCTGTCCGACGCCGACGGAACCGTCCGCGAGCGGTTCGGCGTGCAGCGCGGCTTCTCGCTGGCGCCCACCAAACGGGTCACCTTCGTCATCGCGCAGGACCGCACGGTCCTGGAGGTCGTCCGCAGCGAACTGCGCATGAACGCCCACGCCGACCGGGCCCTGGCGGCCCTGCGCGAGCACCGGGCCTGA
- a CDS encoding MFS transporter codes for MRWWSAANLVSNAGTWMQLTAQNLLVLHLTGSAATTGLSLSAQAAPGLLLGLAGGAAVDRWPRRLTATASQALLALVGFVTAGLVVTDRLTVPVLMVLAAVTGLIATVDGPACALLGNDLVPPQDVPSSIALGSVVSGAGRVGGTALAGVVISWWGPAAAYAANAVSFLAVAAVIPFLRPHPAAGQERPAAAGRPRRGSPAPSGRGSGARDGLGFFLGRPRLVALAGITAINSVFGRNYGLTLAVLVTGPLGGAAGAFGTVSTVLAVGGVAGAVLAGRLRSPSVRLVGALAVSGALLQIAAGLSPSLWVLLLLVAPMAVVESVSDTAGTTVLQTDPPPHLRGRVLGVWRSASTGWSLVGPPLLGLLMQTAGARGALVIGGVLIAGAIGAGTLRRERPARRAPARATAAPNPGRVVLGARPARRRAAAAHPTVACTLPGHDEPCAAGCAPVA; via the coding sequence ATGCGCTGGTGGTCCGCCGCCAACCTGGTGTCCAACGCGGGCACCTGGATGCAGCTGACCGCCCAGAACCTCCTGGTGCTCCACCTCACCGGCTCCGCCGCGACGACCGGCCTGTCCCTGTCCGCGCAGGCGGCGCCCGGGCTCCTGCTGGGGCTCGCCGGAGGGGCCGCCGTCGACCGATGGCCGCGCCGGCTCACCGCCACGGCGAGCCAGGCCCTGCTCGCGCTCGTCGGCTTCGTCACCGCGGGCCTGGTCGTCACCGACCGGCTGACGGTTCCGGTCCTCATGGTGCTCGCGGCCGTCACCGGGCTGATCGCCACGGTCGACGGGCCCGCCTGCGCCCTGCTCGGCAACGACCTCGTGCCACCACAGGACGTGCCCTCGTCGATCGCGCTGGGCTCGGTGGTGAGCGGGGCCGGCCGCGTCGGCGGAACCGCCCTGGCCGGTGTGGTGATCAGCTGGTGGGGTCCCGCGGCCGCGTACGCCGCGAACGCGGTGTCCTTCCTCGCCGTCGCGGCGGTGATCCCCTTCCTGCGCCCGCATCCCGCCGCCGGGCAGGAGCGTCCGGCGGCCGCGGGCCGGCCACGCAGGGGTTCCCCGGCACCGTCCGGGCGGGGCTCCGGGGCACGCGACGGCCTGGGCTTCTTCCTGGGCCGCCCACGGCTCGTCGCCCTGGCCGGCATCACCGCGATCAACAGCGTCTTCGGACGGAACTACGGCCTGACCCTGGCCGTGCTCGTCACCGGGCCGCTGGGCGGCGCCGCCGGCGCCTTCGGCACGGTGTCCACCGTCCTGGCCGTGGGCGGCGTGGCCGGTGCCGTACTGGCCGGACGTCTGCGGAGCCCTTCCGTACGGCTCGTCGGCGCCCTCGCCGTGTCCGGCGCGCTGCTGCAGATCGCCGCCGGACTGTCCCCGAGCCTGTGGGTCCTGCTGCTGCTGGTCGCCCCGATGGCGGTGGTGGAGTCGGTCTCCGACACCGCCGGCACCACGGTCCTGCAGACGGACCCCCCGCCCCACCTGCGCGGCCGGGTCCTCGGGGTGTGGCGCAGCGCGAGCACCGGCTGGAGCCTGGTCGGCCCGCCGCTGCTGGGCCTGCTGATGCAGACGGCGGGTGCCAGGGGCGCCCTGGTGATCGGCGGCGTCCTCATCGCCGGTGCCATCGGCGCCGGCACCCTCCGGCGCGAGCGCCCCGCGCGGCGCGCACCCGCGCGGGCAACGGCCGCGCCGAACCCCGGCAGGGTCGTCCTCGGGGCGCGGCCCGCCCGGCGGAGGGCGGCGGCCGCGCACCCCACCGTCGCCTGCACCCTGCCCGGGCACGACGAACCATGCGCCGCGGGATGCGCACCGGTGGCCTGA
- a CDS encoding DNA polymerase ligase N-terminal domain-containing protein, protein MGADERLREYRGKRDFGRTREPAGQGPSGGPGPRFVVQIHDARRMHFDFRLQVGDVLKSWSVPKGPSGDPRDKRLAVPTEDHPLEYEDFEGVIPKGEYGGGAVIVWDRGTYEPLSHDRRGRPVDFAQSLERGHATFRLRGAKLHGEYALTRFRGGRGDGEEEAWLLVKKGGGRVNGHGTPDPRRARSVRTGRTLAQVAAEGGGQ, encoded by the coding sequence GTGGGTGCGGACGAGCGGCTGCGGGAGTACCGCGGCAAGCGCGATTTCGGGCGGACCCGCGAACCCGCCGGGCAGGGGCCCTCCGGCGGCCCCGGGCCACGGTTCGTGGTGCAGATCCACGATGCGCGCAGGATGCACTTCGACTTCCGGCTCCAGGTCGGAGACGTCCTGAAGTCCTGGTCGGTCCCGAAGGGCCCCTCCGGCGATCCGCGCGACAAGCGGCTCGCCGTGCCCACGGAGGACCATCCGCTGGAGTACGAGGACTTCGAGGGCGTGATCCCCAAGGGCGAGTACGGCGGCGGTGCCGTGATCGTCTGGGACCGCGGGACGTACGAGCCGCTGAGCCACGACCGCAGGGGGCGGCCCGTCGACTTCGCCCAGTCGCTGGAGCGTGGGCACGCCACCTTCCGGCTGCGTGGTGCGAAGCTGCACGGCGAGTACGCCCTCACGCGCTTCCGCGGCGGCCGGGGAGACGGCGAGGAGGAAGCCTGGCTGCTGGTGAAGAAGGGCGGCGGCCGGGTGAACGGGCACGGCACCCCCGATCCCCGCCGGGCCCGCTCGGTCCGCACCGGCCGCACCCTCGCGCAGGTCGCCGCGGAGGGCGGCGGGCAGTGA
- a CDS encoding TauD/TfdA family dioxygenase, with product MTTDTGTGTTGGPRGGAERGGAVEVRPVAGHIGAEITGVDLAAELDDRVIQEIRAAVLRWKVVFFRGQRLDHDTHVAFARRFGEPVVLRRRGSASPPDVPEVETTADRLELGGRFGMDHEEWLRRRRHTLLRGWHCDHGARVDPPAATILRAETVPPYGGDTTWSNLAAAYAGLSEPVRAFVDGLRAEHRLGVGYQPRPGDDAYVRHLMEHQVATVHPLVRVHHETGERVLFVNGYYVEQIEGVSRAESAAILQMLLEQAVRPEYTVRFRWEPGSVAFWDNRATIHLAPGDNAHLEFPRIMHRVMLRGDVPVGVDGKPSEPITGSEPGRW from the coding sequence ATGACGACGGACACGGGCACGGGCACGACGGGCGGGCCGCGCGGCGGCGCGGAACGGGGCGGCGCGGTCGAGGTGCGACCGGTCGCCGGGCACATCGGCGCCGAGATCACCGGGGTGGACCTGGCGGCGGAGCTCGACGACCGGGTGATCCAGGAGATCCGCGCGGCGGTGCTGCGCTGGAAGGTGGTCTTCTTCCGCGGGCAGCGCCTGGACCACGACACGCACGTGGCGTTCGCGCGCCGCTTCGGCGAGCCGGTGGTCCTGCGACGGCGGGGAAGCGCGTCGCCGCCGGACGTCCCCGAGGTGGAGACGACCGCGGACCGCCTGGAACTGGGCGGGCGGTTCGGCATGGATCACGAGGAGTGGCTGCGGCGCCGTCGGCACACGCTGCTGCGCGGCTGGCACTGCGACCACGGTGCCCGCGTCGACCCGCCCGCCGCGACGATCCTGCGCGCCGAGACGGTCCCGCCGTACGGCGGCGACACCACCTGGTCGAACCTGGCCGCCGCCTACGCCGGACTGTCCGAACCGGTGCGCGCCTTCGTCGACGGGCTGCGCGCGGAGCACCGGCTCGGGGTCGGCTACCAGCCGCGGCCCGGCGACGACGCGTACGTCCGTCACCTGATGGAGCACCAGGTCGCCACCGTCCACCCGCTGGTTCGCGTCCATCACGAGACGGGAGAGCGGGTGCTGTTCGTCAACGGTTACTACGTCGAGCAGATCGAGGGCGTCTCCCGCGCGGAGAGCGCGGCGATCCTGCAGATGCTGCTGGAGCAGGCGGTCCGGCCCGAGTACACGGTCCGGTTCCGCTGGGAGCCCGGCAGCGTGGCCTTCTGGGACAACCGGGCCACCATCCACCTGGCGCCCGGCGACAACGCGCACCTCGAGTTCCCGCGGATCATGCACCGGGTGATGCTCCGCGGCGACGTACCGGTCGGAGTCGACGGCAAGCCGTCCGAACCGATCACGGGCAGCGAACCGGGCCGCTGGTGA